Proteins found in one Nostoc sp. NIES-3756 genomic segment:
- a CDS encoding BrnT family toxin, which produces MLNGVTFVWNEEKAWINPSNHDGVTFQQAAEAFFDPFLVVVDASRNDEERDAVIGLDRRWNLLYVVYIERENDMIRIISARKATRKEREYYES; this is translated from the coding sequence GTGCTTAATGGTGTTACTTTCGTTTGGAACGAGGAAAAAGCTTGGATAAATCCTAGCAATCATGATGGTGTGACATTTCAGCAAGCCGCAGAAGCATTTTTTGATCCGTTCTTAGTTGTTGTTGATGCCAGTCGCAATGATGAGGAAAGAGATGCTGTTATTGGCTTAGACAGACGGTGGAATCTTCTATACGTTGTCTACATTGAGCGTGAAAACGACATGATTCGGATCATTTCGGCTCGGAAAGCGACACGCAAGGAGCGAGAATATTATGAAAGCTGA
- a CDS encoding aldo/keto reductase, whose protein sequence is MVVTQRRKLGHSGLEVSPISFGGNVFGWTIDEKTSFEILDHFIEAGGNFIDTADVYSRWVPGNQGGESEIILGKWLKLRQNRDQVVIATKVGSDMGVKGKGLSRQHILQGVEESLQRLQTDYIDLYQSHIDDETVPLEETLETYSELIRQGKVRAIGASNYNGSRLLQALEISHQYGYPRYESLQPRYNLYDRDDYEQNLQQICQEQGIGVINYSSLASGFLSGKYRSEKDLSISLRGNSVKRYLEPRGLRILEALDQVAKTYNSTPTQISLAWLIANPTITAPIVSATTIEQLNDIIKAVNLQLDQNAIDILNQASSSNALVS, encoded by the coding sequence ATGGTAGTAACACAAAGACGTAAACTTGGACATTCAGGACTAGAAGTATCACCAATATCTTTTGGTGGTAACGTGTTTGGCTGGACAATTGATGAAAAGACTTCATTTGAAATTTTGGATCACTTTATAGAGGCTGGCGGGAATTTTATTGACACAGCCGATGTTTATTCCAGGTGGGTTCCCGGAAATCAAGGTGGAGAATCTGAGATAATTTTAGGAAAATGGCTTAAGCTGCGTCAAAATCGTGACCAAGTAGTGATTGCAACTAAGGTTGGTAGCGATATGGGGGTTAAAGGCAAAGGCCTTTCTCGCCAGCACATTCTTCAAGGTGTTGAAGAATCTTTGCAAAGGTTACAAACCGATTATATCGACCTATATCAATCCCACATCGACGATGAAACCGTCCCATTGGAAGAAACTCTAGAAACTTATAGCGAATTGATTCGCCAAGGAAAAGTACGTGCTATTGGTGCTTCCAACTACAACGGATCTCGTTTGCTACAGGCGTTAGAAATCAGCCACCAATATGGTTATCCTCGTTACGAAAGCCTCCAACCCCGTTATAACTTGTATGACAGGGATGATTATGAGCAGAATTTACAACAAATCTGCCAAGAACAAGGAATAGGCGTAATTAATTATTCTTCTCTGGCGAGTGGCTTTCTCTCTGGTAAATATCGCTCTGAAAAAGATTTATCTATTAGTCTGCGTGGTAATTCTGTCAAAAGATATTTAGAGCCTCGTGGTTTGCGCATTCTTGAAGCACTTGATCAAGTTGCCAAGACTTATAATTCTACACCGACGCAAATTTCTCTAGCGTGGCTCATCGCTAATCCCACTATTACTGCTCCTATCGTTAGTGCTACTACCATTGAGCAACTCAACGATATTATCAAAGCTGTCAATCTTCAGTTAGATCAAAATGCTATTGACATTCTCAATCAAGCAAGTTCCTCCAACGCTTTAGTTTCATAA
- the rlmN gene encoding 23S rRNA (adenine(2503)-C(2))-methyltransferase RlmN, with product MSATPLASPVNLPISEKTALPPLLGASVAELTAWVQQQGQPAYRGKQLHDWIYQKGVRSLADISVFSKQWRAAVADVPIGRSTIHYRSVAPDGTVKYLLQLNDGQIVETVGIPTDKRLTVCVSTQVGCPMACDFCATGKGEYKRNLERHEIVDQVLTVQEDFQQRVSHVVFMGMGEPLLNTDNVLAAVKCLNQDVGIGQRSLTISTVGIRDRIRQLAEHHLQVTLAVSIHAPNQALREKIIPSARPYPIEDLLAECREYVAITGRRISFEYILLAGVNDLPEHALELSKRLRGFQCHVNLIPYNPIVEVDYKRPSRDRIEAFVTVLKQQHIAVSVRYSRGLEADAACGQLRTNTSK from the coding sequence ATGTCTGCTACACCTCTTGCGTCTCCTGTTAACTTACCTATCTCCGAAAAAACAGCCTTACCTCCCTTATTGGGTGCTTCAGTGGCGGAGTTAACCGCATGGGTGCAGCAGCAGGGACAACCTGCTTATCGGGGTAAGCAGCTGCATGATTGGATTTATCAAAAGGGAGTGCGATCGCTTGCTGATATTTCTGTATTCTCTAAACAATGGCGAGCAGCTGTTGCAGATGTGCCTATCGGTCGTTCAACAATTCATTACCGCTCCGTTGCACCAGATGGCACTGTAAAATATCTCCTGCAACTTAACGATGGTCAAATTGTGGAAACCGTAGGTATTCCCACAGATAAACGCTTGACTGTCTGTGTGTCTACCCAGGTGGGTTGTCCTATGGCTTGCGATTTCTGCGCTACAGGTAAGGGTGAGTACAAACGCAACCTAGAAAGGCATGAAATTGTTGATCAGGTGTTAACTGTTCAAGAAGATTTTCAACAACGGGTGAGTCATGTCGTGTTTATGGGCATGGGTGAACCGTTGTTAAATACAGATAATGTCTTAGCTGCGGTTAAATGCTTGAATCAAGATGTAGGTATTGGACAGCGATCGCTTACTATATCTACTGTAGGGATACGAGATCGCATTCGTCAATTAGCCGAACACCATCTACAAGTTACTTTGGCTGTCAGTATCCACGCCCCCAACCAAGCCCTACGCGAAAAAATTATACCTAGCGCCCGTCCCTATCCCATCGAAGATTTACTAGCCGAATGTCGAGAATATGTAGCCATCACTGGGCGGCGAATTTCTTTTGAATACATTTTGCTGGCTGGTGTCAATGATTTGCCAGAACACGCCCTAGAACTGTCGAAGCGTCTGCGGGGCTTTCAATGTCACGTTAATTTGATTCCTTACAATCCTATCGTAGAAGTTGATTATAAACGCCCCAGCCGCGATCGCATTGAAGCATTTGTGACGGTGCTGAAGCAACAACATATCGCTGTTAGTGTCCGTTATTCCCGTGGCTTAGAAGCTGATGCAGCTTGTGGACAGTTACGCACGAACACATCGAAATAA
- the cobM gene encoding precorrin-4 C(11)-methyltransferase: MQNSLNSLQSAVYIVGAGPGDPDLLTVKAQKLLSSADVILFADSLIPEQLLQFCRKDAEIVQTANKTLEEIMPLMIARVRAQKSVVRLHSGDPSLYSAIHEQMQLLAEANIPFEIIPGISAFQAAAAKLKVELTVPGLVQTIILTRISGRTEVPAKEELANLAAHQASLCLYLSARHVENAQAKLLEHYPADTPVAICFRIGWPDEKIRVVPLQEMADCTQQENLIRTTLYIISPALLPTTGRSRLYHPEHNHLFRSARN; encoded by the coding sequence ATGCAAAATTCTTTAAATTCCCTACAATCAGCAGTGTACATCGTAGGAGCAGGCCCTGGAGACCCAGATTTACTCACGGTTAAAGCCCAAAAACTCCTATCATCGGCAGATGTAATTTTATTCGCAGATTCGCTAATACCGGAACAACTTTTGCAGTTTTGCCGAAAAGATGCGGAAATTGTTCAAACTGCGAACAAAACTCTAGAGGAAATTATGCCTTTGATGATTGCAAGGGTGCGAGCGCAAAAATCTGTAGTCCGTCTTCATTCAGGTGATCCCAGTCTCTACAGCGCCATTCATGAGCAAATGCAACTCTTGGCAGAAGCCAACATTCCTTTTGAAATCATCCCAGGTATCAGCGCTTTCCAAGCCGCAGCCGCTAAACTTAAAGTCGAACTGACTGTTCCTGGTTTGGTACAAACCATCATCCTGACACGCATTAGCGGACGAACAGAAGTACCAGCAAAGGAAGAATTAGCCAACCTTGCAGCACATCAGGCTAGTTTATGCCTATATCTGAGTGCGCGTCATGTGGAAAATGCTCAAGCAAAATTACTAGAACACTATCCCGCAGATACACCCGTAGCTATTTGCTTTCGCATAGGCTGGCCTGATGAAAAAATTCGAGTGGTTCCTCTCCAAGAGATGGCAGACTGTACTCAGCAAGAAAATCTGATTCGTACTACATTATACATAATTAGCCCGGCATTATTACCAACCACTGGGCGATCGCGCTTATATCATCCTGAACATAATCATTTATTTCGCAGTGCTAGGAATTAG
- a CDS encoding DivIVA domain-containing protein, whose product MLQSPLSNGESNHNGNGYAPSPEYGNPSPPGEPPRPGSVDIQQELDRLEEIILSSFRVPLTGRTLIDEEKLLEQLDFIRVALPNVFQEAAVVLQQKQEILLEAEEYGQQLVDAAQAKRAQILAESDIVRQAKQEADQLRRQVQQECEEMMQETLTEIDRKRRACQQELEEMRQTAIAQAQEIEGGADQYADHVLEGIEQDLKDMLRIITNGRQQLRSDSQAQRNSHSKKK is encoded by the coding sequence ATGTTACAGTCACCACTATCCAACGGCGAATCTAATCACAACGGAAACGGCTACGCTCCCTCTCCAGAGTATGGCAACCCAAGCCCCCCAGGAGAGCCTCCAAGACCAGGAAGTGTAGATATTCAGCAGGAACTTGACCGCTTAGAAGAAATCATTTTATCGAGCTTCCGTGTTCCTTTAACGGGACGGACACTTATAGATGAAGAAAAGTTATTAGAACAGCTAGATTTTATTAGAGTTGCTTTACCAAATGTTTTTCAGGAAGCGGCTGTTGTCTTGCAACAAAAGCAAGAAATTTTGCTGGAAGCTGAAGAATACGGTCAGCAGCTAGTAGATGCGGCGCAAGCTAAAAGAGCGCAAATTCTCGCAGAAAGTGATATTGTCAGGCAGGCAAAGCAAGAAGCTGACCAATTACGCCGACAGGTGCAGCAAGAGTGTGAGGAAATGATGCAGGAAACACTCACAGAAATTGACCGCAAACGCCGTGCTTGTCAGCAAGAGTTAGAAGAAATGCGCCAAACTGCGATCGCTCAAGCTCAAGAAATTGAAGGTGGTGCTGATCAATATGCTGATCACGTTCTGGAGGGGATAGAACAAGACCTCAAAGATATGTTAAGAATTATTACAAATGGACGGCAACAATTAAGAAGTGATAGCCAAGCACAACGTAATTCTCATTCTAAAAAGAAGTAA
- the lgt gene encoding prolipoprotein diacylglyceryl transferase yields the protein MTLDIFTLPMAFLFTSPGPVLVEIGPITIRWYGLLIASAVLIGVSLSQYLAKRRNVNPDLLSDLSIWLVIGAIPAARLYYVLFQWSEYAQHPDRIIAIWQGGIAIHGAIIGGTLAALIFAKLKRVSFWQLADLVAPSLILGQAIGRWGNFFNSEAFGRPTNLPWKLYIPIERRPPEFANFEYFHPTFLYESIWDLMVFTLLITLFFRSLAGKPRLRVGTLIMVYLATYSLGRLWIEGLRTDSLMLGPLRIAQIVSLTGIALGLAGLAWLYVRKRPLPDVVSPMKDSGE from the coding sequence ATGACACTAGATATTTTTACTTTGCCTATGGCATTTCTGTTTACTTCTCCAGGCCCGGTTCTGGTAGAAATAGGGCCGATTACTATTCGTTGGTATGGCTTGTTGATTGCTTCGGCTGTGCTAATTGGTGTTAGTCTTTCCCAATACTTAGCAAAGCGCCGCAACGTTAATCCAGATTTACTTAGTGATTTGTCGATTTGGCTGGTAATTGGGGCGATACCCGCAGCACGACTTTATTATGTCTTGTTTCAGTGGTCAGAGTATGCCCAGCATCCAGATAGGATTATTGCGATTTGGCAAGGGGGAATTGCGATTCACGGCGCTATTATTGGCGGAACTTTAGCAGCCTTAATCTTTGCGAAGCTCAAGCGAGTGTCTTTTTGGCAATTAGCGGATTTAGTAGCCCCTTCACTGATTTTAGGGCAGGCGATCGGGCGTTGGGGCAATTTCTTTAACTCAGAAGCTTTTGGACGTCCTACAAATTTACCCTGGAAGCTATACATTCCCATAGAACGCCGTCCGCCAGAGTTCGCAAATTTTGAATACTTTCATCCCACGTTCCTTTATGAATCTATTTGGGATTTAATGGTATTCACCTTGTTAATTACTCTATTTTTTCGTAGTTTAGCTGGGAAACCACGCCTGCGAGTAGGTACGTTAATTATGGTTTACCTAGCCACTTATAGTTTAGGACGTTTATGGATTGAAGGTCTTCGCACCGATAGTTTAATGTTAGGGCCATTGCGAATAGCACAAATTGTCAGCCTCACAGGTATTGCCTTAGGATTAGCCGGATTAGCTTGGCTTTATGTTCGCAAACGCCCTCTACCTGATGTCGTTTCTCCCATGAAGGATAGCGGGGAGTAG
- the aspS gene encoding aspartate--tRNA ligase — protein sequence MRTHYCGELRQKNIGETVTLYGWVDRRRDHGGVIFLDLRDRSGIVQIVSDPQRTPDSYELANSLRNEYVVEITGRVTQRPDESLNTRIPTGEVEIYADKITLLNGVRKQLPFQVSTADSESVREDLRLKYRYLDLRRDRMARNIQLRHQVVKAMRRYLEDVEGFIEIETPVLTRSTPEGARDYVLPSRVNPGEWFALPQSPQLFKQILMVAGMDRYYQIARCFRDEDLRADRQPEFTQLDMEMSFMSQEEIIQLNEKLVSYIFKTVKGIELPLPFPRLTYAEAMERYGSDKPDTRYDLQLVDVSDVLKDSGFKVFRDAVANGGIVKILPIPNGNEQISNVRIKPGGDLFKEASEAGAKGLAYIRVREDGEIDTIGAIKDNLSEEQKQEILRRTGAKAGHLLLFGAGDATTVNKTLDRLRQAIAKEFGLIDPEKINLLWVVDFPMFEWNADEKRLEALHHPFTAPHPDDLHDLKTARAQAYDLVFNGFEVGGGSRRIYQRDIQEQVFENIGLSPEEAQNKFGFLLEAFEYGTPPHGGIAYGLDRLVMLLAGEESIRDVIAFPKTQQARCLLTDAPSSVDVKQMKELHVASTYKPKS from the coding sequence ATGCGAACTCACTATTGCGGCGAACTCCGACAAAAGAATATTGGAGAAACTGTTACCTTATATGGCTGGGTAGACCGTCGCCGCGATCATGGGGGCGTGATATTCTTGGATTTACGCGATCGCTCTGGGATTGTCCAAATTGTCAGCGATCCGCAACGCACCCCAGATTCCTACGAACTAGCAAACTCTCTGCGTAATGAATACGTTGTGGAGATTACAGGTAGGGTAACACAACGTCCTGATGAATCACTCAATACTCGCATTCCTACAGGCGAGGTGGAAATCTACGCTGATAAAATCACGCTGCTAAATGGCGTGCGTAAACAGTTACCTTTCCAAGTTTCCACCGCCGATAGCGAGTCAGTGCGGGAAGATTTGCGCTTGAAGTATCGTTACTTAGACTTGCGGCGCGATCGCATGGCACGTAACATACAACTACGTCATCAAGTTGTGAAAGCGATGCGGCGCTACCTAGAAGACGTAGAAGGTTTCATCGAAATTGAAACCCCAGTCCTCACCCGTTCTACCCCAGAAGGCGCAAGAGATTATGTCCTTCCCAGCCGCGTTAACCCTGGCGAGTGGTTTGCTTTACCTCAATCACCACAGCTATTTAAGCAGATTCTCATGGTAGCGGGGATGGATAGATATTATCAAATCGCCCGATGCTTCCGCGATGAGGACTTACGCGCCGACAGACAGCCAGAATTTACGCAGTTGGACATGGAAATGAGTTTCATGTCCCAAGAAGAAATTATCCAACTCAATGAAAAGTTAGTTAGTTATATCTTCAAAACCGTCAAAGGTATTGAGTTACCCCTTCCCTTTCCCCGGCTTACCTACGCCGAAGCAATGGAACGCTACGGTAGCGATAAACCCGATACCCGCTATGATTTACAACTAGTTGACGTTTCTGATGTGCTGAAGGATTCTGGTTTTAAGGTATTCCGGGATGCTGTCGCCAATGGTGGTATCGTCAAAATTCTCCCCATTCCCAACGGTAACGAGCAAATTTCTAATGTGCGTATCAAACCGGGTGGAGATTTATTTAAGGAAGCCTCTGAAGCTGGTGCAAAAGGTTTAGCTTATATCCGTGTGCGTGAAGATGGGGAAATTGACACCATAGGCGCAATTAAAGATAACCTCAGCGAAGAACAGAAACAGGAAATCTTGCGGCGCACAGGTGCAAAAGCTGGACATTTGCTATTGTTTGGTGCTGGTGATGCGACAACGGTAAATAAAACCTTGGATAGATTGCGGCAGGCGATCGCCAAAGAATTTGGTTTAATTGATCCAGAGAAAATTAACTTACTGTGGGTTGTAGATTTCCCCATGTTTGAGTGGAATGCAGATGAAAAACGTCTAGAAGCACTCCATCACCCATTTACCGCACCCCACCCCGATGATTTACACGACTTAAAAACAGCTCGCGCTCAAGCTTATGATTTAGTATTCAATGGCTTTGAAGTCGGTGGCGGTAGTCGGCGGATATATCAACGCGATATTCAAGAACAAGTGTTTGAAAACATTGGTTTGTCGCCAGAAGAAGCGCAAAACAAATTTGGCTTCCTCTTAGAAGCTTTTGAATATGGTACACCGCCACATGGTGGTATCGCTTACGGTTTAGATCGGTTGGTGATGCTATTAGCTGGTGAAGAATCAATTCGTGATGTCATTGCTTTTCCGAAGACACAACAAGCACGCTGTTTGTTAACAGATGCACCTTCTAGTGTAGATGTCAAGCAAATGAAGGAATTACACGTTGCATCTACTTACAAACCAAAGTCTTAG
- the coaD gene encoding pantetheine-phosphate adenylyltransferase — MIAIYPGSFDPITLGHLDIIQRGSRLFERVIVAVLRNPNKVPLFSVQERLEQIRIATKHLPNVEADGFDGLTVNYAQQRQAQVLLRGLRAISDFEVELQMAHTNKTLSTQIETVFLATSNEYSFLSSSVVKEIARFGGSVDHLVPPHVALDIHKCYSHHYPTANLITTETATLPLQSMATQAPQESLQDQEV; from the coding sequence GTGATTGCCATTTATCCTGGTAGCTTTGACCCCATAACACTAGGACACCTCGATATTATTCAGCGTGGTAGTCGTTTGTTTGAACGAGTGATTGTTGCTGTATTACGAAATCCTAATAAAGTACCATTATTTAGCGTACAGGAACGTTTAGAACAGATCCGCATTGCGACTAAGCATTTACCTAATGTGGAAGCAGATGGTTTTGATGGGCTAACTGTCAATTATGCTCAACAGCGACAAGCACAGGTCTTATTACGGGGTTTACGGGCGATTTCTGATTTTGAGGTTGAGTTACAAATGGCTCATACCAATAAAACACTTTCTACTCAAATTGAGACAGTTTTTTTAGCAACATCAAATGAGTATAGTTTTTTAAGTAGTAGTGTGGTAAAAGAGATCGCAAGATTTGGTGGTTCAGTTGATCATCTTGTCCCTCCACACGTAGCTTTAGATATACACAAATGTTACAGTCACCACTATCCAACGGCGAATCTAATCACAACGGAAACGGCTACGCTCCCTCTCCAGAGTATGGCAACCCAAGCCCCCCAGGAGAGCCTCCAAGACCAGGAAGTGTAG
- a CDS encoding DUF262 domain-containing protein — MEAKESKIIDILTENKKYIVPSYQRPYSWDKSNTEQLIDDIYNSFCQDNEEYFIGTLICIHKGNYTYEIVDGQQRLTTLSLIFAKMKNLISENKRAKENLQKRVLPIDDFSDKPQEPRLKVRSKEYDLYYHYILQDNSDFLPESPTFTQRLFIDNFNAIEKYLLAKADEEIVLCNLAKYILEHVYVVFVQTDNFTSSFRLFNVLNTRGMPLAASDLIKNSLVEIADNSGEDYKKVEEYWEKIEDTIGVENLDKFLMINKLSQKKDKNRAIKNLVDEYTEILKNNYSDKAINFTVELLKSAGNYQKIRDLEFDDMALFKVFFSLSHLSDEWLPPILAFINRMDKDGNINRKHFKEFIQLFEKCYMHGWFKKQVRTKREVVCYSVLVAINTGKSVTEILNIIKDNADNEGFLSSLNDDIYEPLPTRINFAKAVLLRIDQEMQDDSVYKIYNGRITIEHILPQRNLNDYWKARFTDKEHAEWLHKLGNLALISGTKNSEAQNSAFDRKKEIYEKNNKKVSFDITKDVCNYPEWNLSSLKKRHQVLVDIAKKIWMI; from the coding sequence ATGGAAGCGAAAGAGTCAAAAATCATTGATATTTTAACAGAAAATAAAAAATACATTGTTCCATCTTATCAAAGACCTTATAGCTGGGATAAAAGTAATACAGAGCAGTTAATTGATGATATATATAACAGTTTTTGTCAGGATAATGAAGAATATTTTATTGGTACTTTAATTTGTATACATAAGGGTAACTATACTTATGAAATCGTGGATGGACAGCAAAGATTAACGACACTTAGTCTCATCTTCGCTAAAATGAAAAATTTAATCAGTGAGAATAAACGTGCAAAAGAAAATTTGCAAAAGAGAGTTCTTCCAATTGATGATTTCTCTGATAAACCTCAAGAACCTAGATTAAAAGTTAGAAGTAAAGAATATGATCTTTATTATCACTATATTTTACAGGATAACTCTGATTTTCTTCCTGAATCACCAACATTTACCCAAAGACTTTTCATAGATAATTTTAATGCTATAGAAAAATATTTACTAGCAAAAGCAGATGAAGAGATTGTTTTGTGCAATTTAGCTAAATATATTCTGGAGCATGTCTATGTTGTATTTGTACAAACAGACAATTTTACTTCCTCATTTAGACTATTTAATGTTTTAAATACTAGAGGAATGCCATTAGCGGCTTCTGATCTTATTAAGAATAGCCTAGTTGAAATAGCAGATAATTCTGGAGAAGATTATAAAAAAGTTGAAGAGTATTGGGAAAAAATTGAAGATACTATTGGTGTTGAAAACCTTGATAAATTTCTAATGATCAATAAATTGTCTCAGAAAAAAGACAAAAATAGAGCGATTAAAAATTTAGTAGATGAATACACTGAAATTCTCAAAAATAACTATTCAGATAAAGCAATAAATTTTACCGTTGAGCTTCTGAAATCAGCAGGCAATTATCAGAAAATTAGAGATTTGGAATTTGACGATATGGCATTGTTCAAAGTATTTTTCTCATTATCTCATCTTTCTGATGAATGGCTACCTCCAATTTTGGCATTTATCAATCGCATGGATAAAGATGGGAACATAAATAGGAAGCATTTTAAGGAGTTTATTCAACTTTTTGAGAAATGCTATATGCACGGTTGGTTTAAAAAACAGGTAAGAACTAAACGGGAAGTGGTTTGTTACTCAGTTTTAGTAGCTATTAACACAGGAAAATCTGTTACAGAAATACTTAATATCATAAAGGATAATGCTGATAATGAGGGATTTTTATCATCTCTTAATGATGATATTTATGAGCCATTACCAACAAGAATTAATTTTGCAAAAGCCGTTCTTTTACGAATTGATCAAGAAATGCAAGATGATAGTGTATATAAAATTTATAACGGAAGAATTACGATTGAGCATATTTTACCTCAACGCAATCTCAATGACTATTGGAAAGCAAGATTTACAGATAAAGAACATGCTGAATGGTTACACAAACTTGGTAATTTAGCATTAATTAGTGGGACTAAAAATTCCGAGGCACAAAATAGTGCATTTGATAGGAAAAAAGAAATTTACGAAAAAAACAATAAAAAAGTTTCGTTTGATATAACAAAAGATGTATGTAATTATCCAGAATGGAATCTATCTTCGCTAAAAAAAAGACATCAAGTTTTAGTAGACATAGCAAAAAAAATCTGGATGATATAA
- a CDS encoding phenylpyruvate tautomerase MIF-related protein → MPLIKVQTSVSAPEKTQVEAMLKSLSAKLAKHLGKPESYVMTALEAEVPMTFAGNTEPVCYIEIKSIGTMKPDQTEAMSQDFCQQINQTLGVPKNRIYIEFADAKGAMWGWNGTTFG, encoded by the coding sequence ATGCCTTTAATTAAAGTACAAACTTCTGTATCTGCGCCTGAAAAAACTCAAGTTGAGGCAATGTTAAAAAGCCTATCAGCTAAGTTAGCTAAACATCTAGGAAAGCCAGAATCTTATGTCATGACTGCTTTAGAAGCAGAAGTTCCTATGACATTTGCAGGTAATACAGAACCCGTTTGCTATATCGAAATTAAAAGCATTGGGACAATGAAGCCCGACCAAACTGAAGCAATGAGTCAAGATTTCTGCCAACAAATTAATCAAACTTTAGGCGTACCAAAAAATAGAATCTACATAGAGTTTGCTGATGCTAAAGGTGCAATGTGGGGTTGGAATGGGACAACGTTTGGTTAG
- a CDS encoding sucrase ferredoxin, translating into MSNFFCTDNTRQIGEDIIGSATDYQTYILVECPQPWLANAFSSRWVPNNLQVLVEEVAKAKLPVRFLLIANDFTHKADYTTLLIYQKQEGLSRGYIKHEFKLSQIEQVADIAKKWLQGEKPNSEIATNITRDILVCTHGSYDKCCARYGNSFYFHANNNISQLELKNIRIWQSTHIGGHRFAPTAIDLPEGRYYGLLDQDTFQSILTRTGDIQNLKKVYRGWGILPPAIQVLERDLMLSHGWNWFNYKVAGKILEQSLDNNTMLGQLTFEQGSSQYTYQAELIKDHTKSIEVKSSCNANQTSKVVKYAVANLWLLTDNLLNFSLHSASVSGK; encoded by the coding sequence ATGAGTAATTTCTTTTGTACAGACAATACACGACAAATAGGAGAAGATATTATTGGTAGTGCAACAGATTACCAAACTTATATTCTTGTTGAGTGTCCCCAACCTTGGTTAGCAAATGCTTTTAGTTCTCGATGGGTTCCCAATAATTTACAAGTTTTGGTAGAAGAAGTAGCTAAAGCTAAATTACCAGTGAGATTTCTTCTAATTGCTAATGACTTTACCCATAAAGCAGACTACACAACGCTTTTGATTTATCAAAAACAAGAGGGTTTAAGTCGTGGATATATTAAGCATGAATTTAAACTATCTCAGATAGAACAGGTAGCTGATATTGCTAAAAAATGGTTACAGGGTGAAAAGCCCAATTCTGAGATAGCCACAAATATAACTAGAGATATATTAGTTTGTACTCATGGCAGCTATGATAAATGCTGTGCTAGATACGGTAATTCTTTTTATTTCCATGCTAATAACAATATTTCTCAATTAGAATTGAAAAATATTAGAATCTGGCAATCGACGCACATTGGTGGACACAGATTTGCCCCCACTGCTATAGATTTACCAGAGGGTAGATACTATGGGCTTTTGGATCAAGATACTTTCCAGTCTATTTTGACACGTACTGGAGATATTCAAAACTTGAAAAAAGTTTACAGAGGTTGGGGAATTTTGCCCCCAGCTATACAGGTTTTGGAAAGAGATTTAATGTTAAGTCACGGCTGGAACTGGTTTAATTATAAAGTTGCAGGCAAGATTCTAGAGCAAAGCTTAGACAACAATACTATGTTGGGTCAACTCACTTTTGAGCAAGGTTCTAGTCAGTATACGTATCAAGCAGAATTGATTAAAGACCATACAAAAAGTATCGAAGTGAAGAGTTCTTGCAACGCCAATCAAACTTCTAAAGTTGTCAAATATGCTGTTGCTAACCTTTGGTTGCTGACTGATAATTTATTGAATTTTAGCCTACATTCGGCAAGTGTATCAGGGAAGTGA